A segment of the Zingiber officinale cultivar Zhangliang chromosome 8B, Zo_v1.1, whole genome shotgun sequence genome:
GTACCTTCTATAGGTAGAAGGCACCTTCacactattcatcgaaggcacctttcaagctatggaaggcgccttccatacagCAAAAGGTAAATCAGCTCCCATATGCTGATCTCTTCTTGTGTGGGTGATGCTCTGGCaatccggagttgagctcaccccaacccaactctgaccttctcctcgagcaggctttctctccggtttctcatccctcgaatgtcgcgcacgtccttctcgtccaccgatgtactcttccgccgCATCTCATCCTTCAAATGCACCTAGCCCATCGGCTCCTTTCCTatgtcatcattctcgctagctgtgtcttccgcccgacttcttgtgtttctaagctcctacgcacttagacacaaggattaaacatacataggacataacttaacttagttgaccatatcaaaactacgaCGGGGTATTTACAACACAAATAATAtaagtgtctagtcaatcggaCCTACAACCTCTTTCGATTGGACTTGAATGAGAGACTTGCGATATGGCAAGATAGGGCCCCTAAGTCAGGTCAAAGTATAGGAGGCCGGCTAACATGGCAAGCAAAGTCAATGAGGGGTCAACATTGGGGGCTAGAGCATTCGATCGTCTTAGCGGAGCGGTTATCTGATCGGACCCTTAACCCAATCAAACCCTATTTCTATCAATATTGATGAAACCCTGAGCTGAGTAAGTATCATTTATAGCCAAGACCTTTTTGTCACTCAGGATGATATGGTTAACTATTTTGGTCGAGTGTTCTAGTCGATCAGACCTATTGTCTGATCGAACAAACTGGACACTTGGTCTGACAGGACTCCCCAGTCAAGTAGAGAGTCCGAGTGAGAGCCAAGTCCCTAATAGCATTCCTTTAACCCGATTTGGTCGTTCCTATGAGCAACAGCTGATCGAACTACAAAAAAGACTCGATCATTCCTGCTAACAGCTCCCCCGAGTGGGTGAGCATACCGTTCTCCCAAGAAATATTAGAAGATAAATTGTCGAGTCATTTTCGACCCCCTATTGATCAGAGAATATGGAGGAGCAATCGATCCGAAAGACTATCTGCTCAAATTTAAAAAATGCAACTATTATCTATCAATATATGGACGGAGtcaaatgccgagtgttcctcgCTACCCTCTCTGGCTCGGCACAGAGATTATTCAACTAGCTCCCGACCGAGTCCATTTGTTGCTTCAAGGATTTCTGTAAGGCATTCCTCCATTATTTTGCCAACAATCGCCGCTATCATAAGACGACACTAAGCCTGTTTTCCCTTAAGCAAGGACCCAAGGAAACGCTAAGGGCCTACATCAAAAAGTTCAATCAAGTGGTCATGGGCATTCCCTCGGCCACCCTGGAGATCTTAGTGAGCGTCTTCTCCTAAGGCTCACGAATAGCGATTTCTTCCAACACCTCATTAAGAAGCCACCAAGGGACTTCGATCATCTCGTCGAATGGTCAACCAAATACatcaatgttgaagaagctcaatCCGTTTGAAAAAAATAGAAGTATCGGCGCCTGCTTCTGTTGCCACCTCGAGCATCGAGTTCCTCCCCCTACTCTGCCGTCTAATGGTCCCCGATTGGGGCACCCGTCACATCACAACGTGCAGTAAGGGCCCCTCATCCCAATGACCTAATATTCCTTTTTGACATTTTGTACCATAGAGGACGGAGAATATTCTATATGCAAGCTGTATACTAGAAGCTTCCACCCTGTAAAGCGTAGAGATTACAGGCCAATTTCGAGAAAGGTGTCAGAGCACCTTTATTGTCATTCCTTTTTTGGAAGTGCAACAAAATTTAGGCACAAAGGAACACTAATATTATAAAAGGAGGTCTCCATCTATATGCACAGGTACGCGAGGCTAAGCAACTTTAGGCACTCACATCCATTGTTCACATATTTTGCTACTATTCATTGCTCTCTACTTGATCGGTCACTTACTTGAGTGTCGGAGTGCTTGTGTCAGAGACTCCTCTCTGGCTCAGTTACTGATGTTGTCTTTGACATGTAGGATCACTTTGATCTAATTTTTTGCTGACTCAAAATCTTCACACGGTTAACATCAGAGCTGACTACCCAGGGAGAGCTGACTACCCAGGGCGCCATATTTCCCACTTTCAGATAAAATCAAGGATCATAAAATAAACTTATATAGAACTCAAACTATTAGAGAGGTCTTTTCTATTGTACTATAGTTCGAGGGCAATAATGTCTAACCTTAGTTTAGATAGTTTGCAGTGTGTGTTTATTGGTGTTGTCGATATTATTCGAATAAAATAAATGAACGTGGTTCTCAAGGTTGGTAGAAGATGcgataattttgtaaaataaaattaagaaatCCATTTCAAATGTTAAATGCATGACAAATGAGAATATAAtgagtatatatatattccaATGTTGCATTCCATCACCAATTGTGATTTAGCCTTTACAATACCAACTTTCTCAACAATGTTTATCAGCTTGACCTTTTTTATCAGGCCTCAGCCACATGGCACCGCCACCGCCACCGGACTCCTTGGCGCTGCCGTTGCCCTCCTCTTGGCAGCCTGCCTCTTCTCGATTCTCCGGAAACGAGACAAACGGCTTCCCCCAGGCCCGACCCCGTGGCCCCTCGTGGGCAGCCTCATCCCGTTGCTTCGGCACCGACCTCACTTCCGGTGGGTCATGGCCGCGGCGGACGGCAAGGACATCACTTGTATACGCCTGGGGAGCGCCCACGTCGTCGTCGTCAACTCGCCGGAGCTGGCGTGCGAGTTTCTCAAGAGGCACGACGCCAACTTCGCATCGCGGCCACTCACAGTGGCCACCAAGCACTCCAGCCGGAACTTCCTCTCGGTGATCTTCAGCCCGCTGGGTCCGCAGTGGAAGAAGATGCGCCGCGTGATCGCGTCCGAGGTGCTGAGCAGCGCGAGGCTGCGCTGGCTGGCGGCGGCGCGGGCCGAGGAGGCTGACCACCTCACTCGGTACCTGCGCAACCTGTGCTTGGCCGGAGGTGGCGGCGTCGTCGATATTCGGCTGGCAATGAGGTACTACGGCGGGAATGTGATCCGGCGGATGATGTTTGGGGTGAGGCACTTCGGGGCCGGCGGCCCGTACCAAGGCCCCGGAGAGGAGGAGGTGGAGCACGTGGAGGCGGCGTTCTCGATGCTGTCGGTGCTCTACGCCTTTTGCCCGTCGGACTTCATGCCATGGCTGAGATGCCTGGATTTGGAAGGCCATGAGAGGATAGCCGAGCAGGCGGTGAGCACCGTCTGCAAGTACCATGATCCGATCATCGATGAAAGGATCGAGAAGTGGAGGAGCGGAGAAAAGAAGGAGGTGGAAGACCTTCTCGACGTCATGATCTCCCTCACCAACGACTCCGGCAAGCCGATTCTCAGCACTGAGGAAATTAAAGCTCAATGCGCGGTAAGGGTTGacctttttaaatatatttttttttatatttgtctATCATCCTTATATGTTCCTATATTCACATCAAGACTCTCATTAACTCAAATAttctatttatgtatgtttactAAGATTCAACTGTATATCTTATATAATATAATAGATGTAACggcaattttataaaattaattatgaaccTTTTTTTTATAACAAAGAACTTATTTTTTTGCAGGAGTTTATGTATGCCGCCGTGGACAATCCCTCAAACACAGCAGAGTGGTTGTTGGCACACTTGCTAGGACAACCTGACATCATGCGAAAAGCAGTTGAGGAGTTGGATCGGGTGGTCGGCAAGGAGCGGTTAGTAGTCGAATCTGACTTTGCTCGACTCCCCTATGTGAAGGCATGCGCTCGCGAGGCCCTTCGTCTCCACCCGATCGCACCCTTCAACCTCCCTCATGTAGCCATCGATGACGCGGTCGTTTCCAACTACTTCATCCCCAAGGGGAGCATGGTGTTGTTGGGTCGAGCTGTACTCGGACGAAATCCCAAGGTTTGGGATGATCCGACCCAGTTCAATCCGAGCCGACACTTTATGGATGGACACCAAGAGGTAGAGTTAGCAGAGCCAGGTCTCCGAATGATATCGTTTACCACCGGGCGTCGACAATGCATGGGAGCTCAGCTTGGCACGGCAATGACCTACATGTTGGTTGGAAGGGTGCTTCAAGCATTCGAATGGAGTTTACCTATTGATGAGGCTAGCATCGACCTCTCGGAGGAAAGGATGAGCCTCTTCAAAGCCAAACCTCTAATGGCTTGTGCAAAGATTCGATTGCCAGATTTGTTGGAGAATCTAtgagcaaaagaaagtaaactGAAGGACAAAAGAAACTTATGATCCATGAACTCAAATTTGCTCATCTCATATTTTGCAATTTGTTCAAGAACTATcttatcaaattatttaattcCATCTAAAATATTTAGATTCAAATCTTTTGGAAATCATCATTGAGTTCTTACAAAATTTGATTTTCAATATGGTTTCTGCCAAAATTTTAACATACAATGCGAGACCTGGTATCCATTACCCGCAAGGTGTTAATTTCTTGTTGCTAGCACCACGAGGATTTTCATCTGTCCAGTCGTCCCATGCTCTTGCCTTTTTTATCTCTGTATCATCGTCCTCATCTGTCATGCAGTGATATCCTTGTGCCATGATGAGTTTGCTTCTTCCGCG
Coding sequences within it:
- the LOC122017325 gene encoding tryptophan N-monooxygenase CYP79A68-like; its protein translation is MFISLTFFIRPQPHGTATATGLLGAAVALLLAACLFSILRKRDKRLPPGPTPWPLVGSLIPLLRHRPHFRWVMAAADGKDITCIRLGSAHVVVVNSPELACEFLKRHDANFASRPLTVATKHSSRNFLSVIFSPLGPQWKKMRRVIASEVLSSARLRWLAAARAEEADHLTRYLRNLCLAGGGGVVDIRLAMRYYGGNVIRRMMFGVRHFGAGGPYQGPGEEEVEHVEAAFSMLSVLYAFCPSDFMPWLRCLDLEGHERIAEQAVSTVCKYHDPIIDERIEKWRSGEKKEVEDLLDVMISLTNDSGKPILSTEEIKAQCAEFMYAAVDNPSNTAEWLLAHLLGQPDIMRKAVEELDRVVGKERLVVESDFARLPYVKACAREALRLHPIAPFNLPHVAIDDAVVSNYFIPKGSMVLLGRAVLGRNPKVWDDPTQFNPSRHFMDGHQEVELAEPGLRMISFTTGRRQCMGAQLGTAMTYMLVGRVLQAFEWSLPIDEASIDLSEERMSLFKAKPLMACAKIRLPDLLENL